The Arabidopsis thaliana chromosome 5, partial sequence genomic interval GATGTGAGTAGTACCTGAAAGCGTGTTGAAGCTTTTTGCTTTGAAGACGTTTGAACTGATGAGCAACAAACTTAAGATCCTCTGCGCTTAATGCAAAGGCTTCTACTTCAGAGAGGGCACGGACGCTTCGTGTTGAAGACGGAAGATTGAGTGTAGAGTTTGGCATTAAGGCCCATGTAAGAAGTTCTTCCCCACAGAAATCGCCAGGTCGTAGAGTAGTGGAGTTGAAGAAACCAGATCTTCCTCCATTTGTTGTTGAGCTCTCTATTTGTCCTCGGATCACAAATAGCATCTCATTCACCGGATCACCTTCACGGAATATGTATGTCCCGGCCGTGCTTAAAGATGAGACAAGGCATCCGCATATAGCATCAAGAAGTTGATCATCCATTTGAGAGAAGAACGGGACCTGCACTTACCACAACAATGTGACTTCTGAATtgaaaaacaatcaaatccaTAACAGTTTTTGATGACTGAGTTGATGTATGTACCCGGCGAACAAGGGAGAGACAAAGATGACGTTGGATTTCACGGCGTAAATCTGTAGGTAATGAATGGAGGATTGATTCTTCATCGACACCTCTGGTTGCAAGCCATTTGTATTGGACAAATCTTCGGACACGTTCTTGAAGCTCTGGAGGTAGTTGACGATGTCTCATCCATTCTTCAGTGTCTCTTCTCTTAACTCTCCATTCCTCAACTCTTACTGACATCGATTGCAGAGAAGACTTTccaccaaattaaaaatcatgaaGTCTATTGttagaaagacaaaaaaatgtctCTGTATTGAAAAGTTTTGCAGAGTGATGCATAAGCTCTGAATCTTACTTGCATGTTACCAATCAGGAGTGTGAAGAGAATCAacccaaaaatacaaattgttATACAGAACAAGGTCTCGCCAAGGTATACACTTGTGGTTATATTCTGTCCATAAGAACTGTGAAACAAAACCTTTATTAAAACCAAAGGAGGACAATTTAAGCAGATACTGGTTAGATAAAAGGTTGTCATACCTTAGATTTCTTAAACCCCACCAAAGACAATACAAGTACTTGGACACAAAATCTGTTGTAGCAACTTGAGTGGTAAAGGCTTCAGCAAACATTCCGAATTTGAAATTGGTAGTGCTGCTTGTAGCATCACAATGAGAAAGGACCTGAGTAACGTTCTGCCAATACTGGCGCTCTGGTTGTTCTAAACTCTTGCAATCCAAGAAGCTAGGAAGACAATCCAAAACTCTCAAAGCGTTGTCTTTCTTGCATACGTTGGACCAGCACGAAAACTGCCGCCCGATTGATGACAGATACCACATTGCTCCTAACACCTGCCCACAAATAGAGATTCTTAGCAACTTAAAACTGAAGAAACctaaagatttgaaaaaacacacaagataaagaaaacttACGTGACTAGCAAGGATGTACAATAGGAGGTTGTATGCAGCTCCTGCCCAAGCAGTCTTGGCGATAAACCCGGTTGTTTTGATAATCCTTTGGTTGAGTGGGAATATGATGAATGATCTTGGAATGTATTGAACAAGAACGATAAGTGCGAGAGTGCTATTGGCATGATTAGCAGTTCCATTTGTGGCCGCTGGAATTACTAGCCAAATAACAAGCTGAGATCAAAAGATAGTCAGAAACAAAGCATGAGGCTCCCAAAATATCTCTGTTCTTTAATCTTCTAGCTACCGCCTAACGATTTTTGAACATTGATCTTAGCTAATCGTAATCCATATCATTGCTTTCACATTCAAAATAAGAGCAAAATCTTAAGAACCTGAGGAAGGGGAAGCATGGCGGCGACATCAATGAGGAAATCTGTCTTCAAGTATCTCATAGCAATCTCTCTAGAATCCATAACAAGCTCACCGCGACCAAAAACACGAGAACTCCTCGCGACGAACGCAGTTCTGAATTTCATGAAAATGTGCAAGAGGTGGAAGATATCGGCGACTGTACGGAAGAAAGTGACAGTAGCGGCGAGGCTGATGTCGATGGAGAGACACGCCGGACCACCGACGTAAGGGACGTAGAAATAGAAAGGATCGAGGAAGAGAGCGAGGATTGAGGTAATGAGAAAGACGTGGTTCCAATAGGTGACGATGTTGCTGTCCGGGTCCAGGATCTGATGCCGCCATAGGACGCTGAATTGGCTACCGTCAGATCCTCGATTTGAGGCGGCGGTGGAGGCGGAGGTTATGGTCTCCGGGAGGAGGCAGCGGAGAGACCGGATTTTATTCATCTTCCATGGCGGATTCCGGTGTTAAATCGGATTCCGCATTAacacagagagagattgagattgatgGACAGAGAGGCTAGGTGGTTGCGTCGtgtgattttttgtttttttgggtttttgcattttgtttttgatgattatgGAAGAAGGAGAGGATTTCTCGC includes:
- the CNGC18 gene encoding cyclic nucleotide-gated channel 18 (cyclic nucleotide-gated channel 18 (CNGC18); CONTAINS InterPro DOMAIN/s: Cyclic nucleotide-binding (InterPro:IPR000595), Cyclic nucleotide-binding-like (InterPro:IPR018490), RmlC-like jelly roll fold (InterPro:IPR014710); BEST Arabidopsis thaliana protein match is: cyclic nucleotide-gated channel 16 (TAIR:AT3G48010.1); Has 3357 Blast hits to 3225 proteins in 243 species: Archae - 0; Bacteria - 71; Metazoa - 1532; Fungi - 0; Plants - 967; Viruses - 0; Other Eukaryotes - 787 (source: NCBI BLink).); translated protein: MNKIRSLRCLLPETITSASTAASNRGSDGSQFSVLWRHQILDPDSNIVTYWNHVFLITSILALFLDPFYFYVPYVGGPACLSIDISLAATVTFFRTVADIFHLLHIFMKFRTAFVARSSRVFGRGELVMDSREIAMRYLKTDFLIDVAAMLPLPQLVIWLVIPAATNGTANHANSTLALIVLVQYIPRSFIIFPLNQRIIKTTGFIAKTAWAGAAYNLLLYILASHVLGAMWYLSSIGRQFSCWSNVCKKDNALRVLDCLPSFLDCKSLEQPERQYWQNVTQVLSHCDATSSTTNFKFGMFAEAFTTQVATTDFVSKYLYCLWWGLRNLSSYGQNITTSVYLGETLFCITICIFGLILFTLLIGNMQSSLQSMSVRVEEWRVKRRDTEEWMRHRQLPPELQERVRRFVQYKWLATRGVDEESILHSLPTDLRREIQRHLCLSLVRRVPFFSQMDDQLLDAICGCLVSSLSTAGTYIFREGDPVNEMLFVIRGQIESSTTNGGRSGFFNSTTLRPGDFCGEELLTWALMPNSTLNLPSSTRSVRALSEVEAFALSAEDLKFVAHQFKRLQSKKLQHAFRYYSHQWRAWGACFVQSAWRRYKRRKLAKELSLHESSGYYYPDETGYNEEDEETREYYYGSDEEGGSMDNTNLGATILASKFAANTRRGTNQKASSSSTGKKDGSSTSLKMPQLFKPDEPDFSIDKEDV